A window of Ficedula albicollis isolate OC2 chromosome 19, FicAlb1.5, whole genome shotgun sequence genomic DNA:
ggagaagTGGGTTCattcagaggagaaaagggcAGAGGAATGGGTGCTGTGTTTGGACACAAACTTAAAAAAGGTGTGTTTTCCACCAGTTGAAGGTCATTTTGCTGCTTCATCAGAAATTTGGGATTCTTTGAGTGCCTAGCATTGATCAGCTCCCAGCATGGACAGTGAAGACACCATCACTGAAGAGGTCTGCAGGGAGGACGACGTCGGGGATGGAGAGTGAGTGCCTGGAGGTGATGGTGGGGATTTGGGTggttctgtgctcacctctccccaggctccatggggtgatggtggggatttgggtggttctgtgctcacctctccccaggctccatggggtgatggtggggatttgggtggttctgtgctcacctctccccaggctccatggggtgatggtggggatttgggtggttctgtgctcacctctccccaggctccatggggtgatggtggggatttgggtggttctgtgctcacctctccccaggctccatggggtgatggtggggatttgggtggttctgtgctcacctctccccaggctccatggggtgatggtggggatttgggtggttctgtgctcacctctccccaggctccatggggtgatggtggggatttgggtggttctgtgctcacctctccccaggctccatggggtgatggtggggatttgggtggttctgtgctcacctctccccaggctccatggggtgatggtggggatttgggtggttctgtgctcacctctccccaggctccatggggtgatggtggggatttgggtggttctgtgctcacctctccccaggctccatggggtgatggtggggatttgggtggttctgtgctcacctctccccaggctccatggggtgatggtggggatttgggtggttctgtgctcacctctccccaggctccatggggtgatggtggggatttgggtggttctgtgctcacctctccccaggctccatggggtgatggtggggatttgggtggttctgtgctcacctctccccaggctccatggggtgatggtggggatttgggtggttctgtgctcacctctccccaggctccatggggtgatggtggggatttgggtggttctgtgctcacctctccccaggctccatggggtgatggtggggatttgggtggttctgtgctcacctctccccaggctccatggggtgatggtggggatttgggtggttctgtgctcacctctccccaggctccatggggtgatggtggggatttgggtggttctgtgctcacctctccccaggctccatggggtgatggtggggatttgggtggttctgtgctcacctctccccaggctccatggggtgatggtggggatttgggtggttctgtgctcacctctccccaggctccatggggtgatggtggggatttgggtggttctgtgctcacctctccccaggctccatggggtgatggtggggatttgggtggttctgtgctcacctctccccaggctccatggggtgatggtggggatttgggtggttctgtgctcacctctccccaggctccatggggtgatggtggggatttgggtggttctgtgctcacctctccccaggctccatggggtgatggtggggatttgggtggttctgtgctcacctctccccaggctccatggggtgatggtggggatttgggtggttctgtgctcacctctccccaggctccatggggtgatggtggggatttgggtggttctgtgctcacctctccccaggctccatggggtgatggtggggatttgggtggttctgtgctcacctctccccaggctccatggggtgatggtggggatttgggtggttctgtgctcacctctccccaggctccatggggtgatggtggggatttgggtggttctgtgctcacctctccccaggctccatggggtgatggtggggatttgggtggttctgtgctcacctctccccaggctccatggggtgatggtggggatttgggtggttctgtgctcacctctccccaggctccatggggtgatggtggggatttgggtggttctctgctcacctctccccaggctcctgggggtgatggtggggatttgggtggttctgtgctcacctctccccaggctccatggggtgatggtggggatttgggtggttctgtgctcacctctccccaggctccatggggtgatggtggggatttgggtggttctgtgctcacctctccccaggctccatggggtgatggtggggatttgggtggttctgtgctcacctctccccaggctccatggggtgatggtggggatttgggtggttctgtgctcacctctccccaggctccatggggtgatggtggggatttgggtggttctgtgctcacctctccccaggctccatggggtgatggtggggatttgggtggttctgtgctcacctctccccaggctccatggggtgatggtggggatttgggtggttctgtgctcacctctccccaggctccatggggtgatggtggggatttgggtggttctgtgctcacctctccccaggctccatggggtgatggtggggatttgggtggttctgtgctcacctctccccaggctccatggggtgatggtggggatttgggtggttctgtgctcacctctccccaggctccatggggtgatggtggggatttgggtggttctgtgctcacctctccccaggctccatggggtgatggtggggatttgggtggttctgtgctcacctctccccaggctccatggggtgatggtggggatttgggtggttctgtgctcacctctccccaggctccatggggtgatggtggggatttgggtggttctgtgctcacctctccccaggctccatggggtgatggtggggatttgggtggttctgtgctcacctctccccaggctccatggggtgatggtggggatttgggtggttctgtgctcacctctccccaggctccatggggtgatggtggggatttgggtggttctgtgctcacctctgcacctctccccaggctcctgGAGGTGATGGTGGCTGGGtacccagtgctgctggtgaggaACAGGAAGGAATTCCGTGCTCTAGGCAGCAAATGTCCCCACTACGGTGCCCCACTGAGCAAAGGTAACCCCAGCTtggggcagggggaaaaaacccattttgAGGAGATTGGTTCTCACTGCCCAGCTTGGGGGTTCTCTTGCAGGGGTTTTGAGAGGGGAGAGGCTGCGCTGCCCCTGGCACGGGGCCTGCTTTAACATCAGGACTGGAGACATTGAGGAATACCCTGCTCTGGACTGTATCTCCTGCTTTAAGGTGACTTCTTGTCCTCCCTTCTGGGTGCCTCTCACATTCATTCTCTCTCACAAGCCCCCTGCCCTGACCACAGCTCTGTCACTCAGAGCTCCAACACAAGGGATGATTCTTGGGATGATTTTTTGGGATTATGTAACTCCCTGCCTTAAAGCTCCTTTCAATCAAAGGTGATGCCATAGATCCTGGTATTCCTCAGAGCCAGCACAAgtgcttttggaaagaaaaagaggatttaCAGCTCTTAGGATGAGGAGATCCAAGATCAGAGTCAGAGACAGATCACTGGACCAGGATCTCCCAGGAGAGCTCCTAGCACAACCTCAGGgatgcagcatttaaaaaaatctctcctttctctccttcaggTAACAGTGGAAGATGGAAAGGTGTTTATCACAGCGAAAAAGAAGGTACTGACCTTACCTGCTGTCactgagcacaggcagtgccCTGGGTTGTGTGTGGCTTGAGCATTTTGCACTTTGTTGCAGGACCTGGAAAGCAGCCTGAGGGTGAAGGACACAAGCAGGAGGTGCCTCCTCAACAAGAACAcgatgctgctgctggggggaggTCAGTGAAGGGATCTGAGCTCTGCCCTCTCCACACACGCTGGGAGCTGCCACTCTCCTCTCCAGGGAGGACTgacctgctcctcctcctcctccacagtGCCGTGTCAGAGGGCTGAGATGAGCGTCTCTTGTAGGTGTGGCTGCCCTGGTGTGTGCAGAGACTCTTCGCCAGGAGGGATTCACTGGCAGGATCATCATGGCCACCAATGAGAAACACGTTCCCTATGACAAGTCCAAACTGAGCAAGGTTTGTGTGTGACAAGGGCAGGACTGTGCCTGGGCACCACGTGTGCCATGTGCCGTGCTCAGGGCCAGGAGCAATGGAGTGAGCAAAGCAGGAGTGCTGAGGCATCCAAAAGGAATAGGGCTGttatttccaggaaaacatctttttttctccctttgatCAGAGTCAACATAAACTGAtgttttaatctctttttattGAGTTCTTCCCACTAAAGTTTGATGATTTTTCTGAGGTGGGTACAAGGTGATAGGGGTGGGGCAGTGTGGAGAGCTGTGATTCACTAATGAAAAATTCACCTCTCTTACAAACTGACTCCACAAGAAACACTTCAGGAGAATTGCTGCCTCTAAATTGcttcatttcatatttttgttgtatttccaGGAAATGAACTTGAAAGCTGAGGACATCTACCTGAGGAAATCTGAATTCCTTGAGGCTCGGGGCATAGAGTTCTGGACAGAGAAAGAGGtaccagagcagctgagctgagtcCTCAGGGGGTGATCCTGTTCCTGCCATGGGGAGGATGTAACACTGCTCTGAGCATCCATGGATGGACCTGTGGGAAGGGGAGAGACAACCCCAGCACCCCTCATCTCACCTCAGTGCCCAGAAACAAGGCACACAGGCCTTGAGACAGAGAGTGGATCAGAGGTACCTGTCTGAtctgtgtcccctctctcctgcaggCAGTGTCAGTGGATTTCCAGAAGCAGAAGGTTCACTTCGTGGATGGGTCCTCTCAGAAGTACCACCAGCTGCTCATTGCAACAGGCAGCCAGTGAGTGCACAAAGTGTTTGCCACACACAGGATTTTAGGCAGGACAGCACTGGGATGTAGAGGTGGAGGTAGAAAATGAGATGAAAGGACAGAATGGAATCACACAGCAGTGGGTTTGTGCTCCCTTCTCATTCTTTCTGTTTAATTCATATCATGAAATGCACCTGGATTGTCTCTCTTTCAGCTCTGGTTTCCTCAAAGTCCCAggtgcagaactgcagaatgTATACACACTCCAAACTCCAGAAGAGTCCAGGAAGATCTTGGAGCTGTCAACTGGGAAGAATCTAGTGATTGTAGGAGCTTCATTCATAGGTACCAGGCTGGAATGGGTGTCAAACCATCAGTGAGAGCCTTCAAACCCCTTTCTGTTTTGTGTGCACATTAACTAGAGGCCCTCAGGGAAGGGATGTTCCTTTCCTACCCAGCTGGGatcctccctggagctgctgggggtgTGTATTACACAGCACACACTCATTCTTTCCTCTGATAGCCAGAAACTTTGAGAGCTATAAACAATTGCTACACATGGACAGAGGGAAATGTGCCTTTTGGAAAGGTCACTGTcctccagaggagctggattCCCCAGAAGCATTGGGAAGGCAAGGGGCTAAGGAACAGCAAGGGAGTTATTTTGTACATAACCAGGAGCTATTCTTTGCATCTCCTAATACCCAGGTCTGTGTGCACTAGAACAAAGAATGGGGGGAGCTAAATACCTGAGCCCAGAAATGCATAGCAAAGCAGttcagcactggcagcacaTAAGATTTGTTCTCCTGGAAGGGGAGAAGGTTCCAAGGGTGCAGGTTCATGCTTGCAGCAGGCTTACCTTGGGCATGCCTCTTCCTTGCAGGAATGGAGGTGGCTGCTTTCCTCTCAGACAAGGCTGGAACCATCTCGGTGGTGGAAAGAGAAGAGTTCCCTTACCAGCATGCCCTGGGTCCTCAGGTTGGAGGTGTTGCTATGAAGGTTAGGAAAACCTGGGGCTGATTTCTAGGATGGAGAGCACACGATATCCAAGCAGCCCAGGGATCCACAATCAGCCCAGGAAACCTCACCCTTGTGCTGAGTCATAACTCTGCATGCCCAGCCTCTGTCCTcacccaggagctctgcacacACGGCTGCTCCCAATCTTCCCCCCTCCAATTCttcatcccaaacccacctcaCACACCAGTCCTGACCCGGACTGCAGAGAAAAAccaggctgcctgcagcagccagagacaCAAATGGaacttccctgcagcctggagcagcagcagagctgcctgcctgggTTTTGGCTGGGTACAGCTGTTTTTATAGCCTGGAATTTCCTAATGAATACTCAAACCAGTCTTTTTCAGATGCTGCAAAATAAAGGGGTGAAGTTCCACATGAAAACAGAACTCTGTGAGCTGAAAGGGAAGGATGGAAAGGTCAGTCATGCCTTTGTGATCCCTGAACTGCtaattttaggggaaaaaagcccaagtTGAGATATAACCCAGCCCTACATCAGGCTTTCCTCTCTCATGTCTAGACCCTCCCTTCCTTTtcactgagcacagctctgggctcaaACACACCAGTAAGTGTTCCTCTCCCAGGGACAACAGCGtgattttcttttacattcCCAGCAACACACATTGGTTGGACAAGGTGATCCAaacctggggaagaaaaaagacagcaaagagcaaagcagcagggaggctgtgggAATTAGGGCAGAGGTTTTAACTCTTTATTAATgatccttccttctttcctagGTCACAGAGGCTGTTCTTGCCAACGGAGAGAGTCTCCCTGCAGATGTGGTAGTGGTGGGAATAGGTAAGAGACCCCAGTGGGGGAGGGAGGCAGCTTTGGGAATGGGGACAACATCCAGCAAGCCCAGGGCATGCCAGCTCATTTCCAGGACACCATTCCCTGCAGTTTCTTTCCCACTCTGTTATCATCCAGCCCTTCCTCTTGGCCCCAAACACCTGGAAAAGTCAGCAGCCCATGATCACACACttggcaggaggaaaggagctGGTTACACTCTCACTGTGCCTTTGGCTTTTGCTGAGCTCCATAGGTCCCTGCTGTGTTACCAGAGCGTACTGTGTCCTGGGCCCTGGTTTTGTTGCCCCTGCACTGGCCCAGGACCAGCCCAAACACAGGTCACTACTCCAAGTGCTCTGCTCcaagcaggaacaggagctgggaagccaaatttcctccctgtccctccagagttttgctgcatttcatccctgctcctctcccaacAGGATCAATCCCCAACTCAGTGTTTCTGAAGGGCACCTCCATTGCCAGAGATGACAAAGGTGCCATCCTGGTGAATCTGGTGAGTGCCAGCTGAGCATCCCAGCTCAcaccccatcccttccctctcatCACTGCACTAATTGCCTTTTGTTGTCCCATTAGCACATGCAAACCAACATCCCGAATGTTTTTGCTGCGGGGGATGTTGTCACCTTCCCGGTGGCACTGCTCGGTGGGGACAGCTCCAGCATCCGCCACCAGCAAGTGGCTGAGGCCCACGGTGAGGGACAGCCACGTCACCTTCCAGCTCCCTtagggatgggaatgggacagAAGGAACAGCAGGACAACAGAGCTCCCTtagggatgggaatgggacagaagggacagcaggacacagggaacaATGTTTAACAAcctgcaagaaaaatattttctgtgttggtCCATCACAGGTCACTGTGCTGCGTTAAACATGctgaagagagggaaggagtTGCACACTGTTCCTTACTTCTGGACCACATTGCTTGGGAAAAGCATCCGCTATGCAGGTAGGAAggggcagagagagggaaacagaagaaattcttcccacCAGTGGGGTCTGGGGCTTGTAAACGCACCATGGTTGCAGAGTTCACCTGAAGCAGCTCAAGCTCTGTACTGGCTGCCACGGTGAGTTTGAGCCCTGGGCCTGGAGATCACCCCAAAGCTCTTGTTCTTTGCTGATCTCCCAGGGCTTAGAGgtcacagagaaagaaatttgcTCTCCAAAGCAAGGAGAGGCTCAAAGTCAGTTCTGCTTGTTCTGCCTTCATGTCTGCTTCCAacccctgtcactgtcccctctgtccctccccacTCTGGCTCTGAGATGGGATGGGTGCCAGGGCTCCCTGAGCAGGCTCTCTCTCACAGGCTGTGGGAAGGGATACACAGACACTGTTGTGAAGGGCAGCCTGGAGCAAcagaaattcctgattttttacATCAGGTGAGTGAATCCATGGCCAGTCCATGCCCTGGAAACAGGGCACAGTCCTCTACTTACAGCCTGCAGAGATCCCACAGAGGCTCCACACTGCCTCTGGGCACtaaaggcagctgctgggtgctgaaccagagaaaaccaaagcagggcagggaaggagaagagaatgAACTGAAATGATGACACCAGCTGGGCAGAGAGCCTGGGACAcatctctccctctgccccactgctcccaggctcagtgcccagctcccagcagtgccaggcaaTCTGCCACGAGTCCCTGTGCAtcctgccaccctgccctgagccctctgaaatacagctgctccctggccaCTGTGCCatggggatgctgctgtgctgagctatGTGCACTGAGAAGATCCACACTGttcctctttctgtttcagGGATGGCCATGTGactgcagctgccagcctgaACTGCGACCCCATGGTGTCTCTGATTGCAGAAGTTTTGTACTTGGGGAAACAAATCTCCAAAGAAGAAGCAGAGTAAGTGATATCCTGGCTGAGCTGGTGggtggctctgtgctgttcccCATGTCAGCAGAGCCCACTGAGAGACACAAAACCAAGAGGAGTCACTGTAAATCCCCAATCTCTCTCTTGTTTTCAGGGCCTGTGACATTGGTAACATCCCCTCACTGGCACAAAGCCCCTTGTGAGGGGCTCACAACCAAGTGTTAATAGCTCCACATCCTCCCACCCTGGAAGAATAAAATCATCAGCAAAGCTGAACCCACCACTTTCATTCTGTGTTTGCAGACAGCCCTTGGCTGTCCTCTTGTGCTGGGcaaagctcagcagagctggtgttctgctgtgctggatgagAGGAGGATGCCCATGgcctggggcacagctgagggtctgagctggcagcagacaCCTGCACAGATGTACCAGCCAGAGAtccaccagctcctcctgttcCTTCCCTGTGGGCAGAGAGCTCTCATTTAGCACACCGGTCACGCTGACCTTCTCCTTtgcaaaaacacattttcccagCAAGGGGAGCTGTGACCGAGAcaagctgctctcccagcagggaatgaggtgggctgtgagcaggaacTTGCACAGAATACCCTGCCCCTAAGGACAGAGGGATGCCACCCGAcctctgagccagcagcacctgctggcagtgtcactgctgtctTGAATATTGCATTAGCTGCCACAGCCAGCCTCTGGCAGAGAAATCCCAGatccagcctttcctgctgtgtccctgcatgCTGGATGCTTGGAGGAGGTGGCCAGATGCTGGAGGAAAGTTACTAGATTTTTGCAAGGCAACAGCAAGCAATGCTGTGCTTTCTACAGGAAACCTTGCACTTACTCACCAGTCacatggggctgtgctggaggaagggTAAGTCCCAGGATCTGGACAAGTTCCCATAGGGACACTTACTGACAGCTCAAATCCCCTGGGGTTTGACATGAAGTGTGGGATAGCCAGAGCCTGAGCCCTCTGCTCAGCAGGTGAGATACTGCAGTGCTGGCTTGGTGTTAAATGCCCAAACTTATCCTCTAGCACCTCACACGTGAGATACTGCAGTGCTGGCTTGGTGTTAAACACCCAAACTTATCCTCTAGCACCTCACAAATGACTTTGACCTGAAATCCAATGTTTTGCATTTCCTGACCCCACAGGTTTGGTACTTCTGCTCAGGGCAACTCTTTGCTCAGAAGGAGCCACATTTTACccatgccagcagcacaggttgCTCCTTCATGCCAGGAAAAGTGTAGATTTGTGAGGTACATAGGGCACACAGCTCATACAGATcaatctgtgctgcagaagagGGGGAGCaggcccaggagctgctcctccctgccctcaggCACACTCCACCTTCCCACCATGACTTTCTGCCCCTTGATGCACTCCAGGATGTGTTGGGCACTGAGCAGGTGCCAGCTGTTTTGCATGGActtgcagcagggcagctgtggtGGAAGAGACAGGCTCTGCCTCAAGCTGGAGGAACTGATCCAAGGGCATTCAGCAGTCCCACTCCCTCTGGGTGACAACCACCCCAAAGAAACTCAGCTTCTTATAACCAGCAGCAAGAACACACCAAGCACAGCAGCTTTATGTAAGAAGGAAAAACCCAAGGACAACAGACTTATTCTACTTCTACCACTTAATGGACACCAGGCcactttctgtgctttgctgggtGCTGAAGTTtaggagcagccctgccttgggcagctggaggctgggctttctgtgctttgctgggtGCTGAAGTTtaggagcagccctgccttgggcagctggaggcagatGAAGTTGAGATTGTGCAGACGTTTCAGCACAGGGCTGTTCCTCCCTGCCCGCCCTCGGAGCTGGGatgagctgtgctcctgctggcagGCCCTGAGCAGCAATGCCTGGACACTCCCCTGGTTCCCATTCAccaggcagctgggagctggtgggCCCAGCAGTCCTGTGGGAAAGCCTGGGGTGCAGAGGCTCCCTGGGCTCAGTGCAAGGCAAGGgcttctccagccctggagagcagcttcCACATTCCTTCCAGGGCAGTCTTCTGCTTCTGTTCACCAACGAGCCAGAGCCTGGACTGTGGAAGAACCAAATAGAGTTCACCACGGTCCCTCCGAGTGCTGCTGGCTCCAAAATACCTGGAGTCCTGGCAGTGCTGCGTGGCCTCCCAGGGACAGAGGTTCCGGGAACAGCCGTCCAGAGCCGTGCGTGACTCGGCCCTGAGTCAGCCTGGCCCAGTGGCCCGGCCCCACCGCAGCAGGGCAGCGTGGGTGTGGAGCCAGccctctccccaggctccatcccaCTGCCTGGCATGTTGTAGGATTAAtcctgagctcagcagcaggtCAGACCTGTGGGCTACGCCCAGCCTTTGGCTCAGGACAAGCCCAAGGCACCCGAAGGATCAACCCTCCACTGGCAGACCCCAGAGTGGCATCAGTTGGGGGCACGGCTCTGATGCCAAGGTCTGCAGCCCCCACCATCTCCCCACCTGATCCAGGCAACCCACAGGTAACAAACTTCCTAAAACTGAGCAGTTGAGCAAAACAATGTTTAATGCTTCTCTCAGTCTCCTCTAGTGAcctcccagctcagtgccaCCCCACTGAGGGGGGAACACAGTctgacagccctgctggcacagctgcctggcaATCCTCCAGCCAAGGCTCTGTCTGGAGGCTTCAAGGAGACTTTCTTCATCCTGGTTGGACTCATCCTCAGCCCTCCAATCCTCAGGACGCTGCGGAGTGGCTCATCCCGTCACTCAGGGCACGGCTCTGGCTGGCATCCAAGGTCCCAGTGAAGAGAAGAGAGTGGCTACATTCAACAGTTCTTCAACTGGCAGCTTTAGCTACTGGAGAAGGACATAAAGCTTGCCACTGAAGAACTGGTGCTGGTTagccaggagcagggtggcacagcattacctgggaaaggaaacacacatttcagagccaggattaa
This region includes:
- the LOC101807716 gene encoding apoptosis-inducing factor 3-like — its product is MDSEDTITEEVCREDDVGDGELLEVMVAGYPVLLVRNRKEFRALGSKCPHYGAPLSKGVLRGERLRCPWHGACFNIRTGDIEEYPALDCISCFKVTVEDGKVFITAKKKDLESSLRVKDTSRRCLLNKNTMLLLGGGVAALVCAETLRQEGFTGRIIMATNEKHVPYDKSKLSKEMNLKAEDIYLRKSEFLEARGIEFWTEKEAVSVDFQKQKVHFVDGSSQKYHQLLIATGSHSGFLKVPGAELQNVYTLQTPEESRKILELSTGKNLVIVGASFIGMEVAAFLSDKAGTISVVEREEFPYQHALGPQVGGVAMKMLQNKGVKFHMKTELCELKGKDGKVTEAVLANGESLPADVVVVGIGSIPNSVFLKGTSIARDDKGAILVNLHMQTNIPNVFAAGDVVTFPVALLGGDSSSIRHQQVAEAHGHCAALNMLKRGKELHTVPYFWTTLLGKSIRYAGCGKGYTDTVVKGSLEQQKFLIFYIRDGHVTAAASLNCDPMVSLIAEVLYLGKQISKEEAEACDIGNIPSLAQSPL